The following coding sequences lie in one Streptomyces ortus genomic window:
- a CDS encoding N-acetylglucosamine kinase, which translates to MTGPGSGAGGGSGVLGVDSGGSGLRAVLAVDGGRITAPLTSGEPVRTGPRGIDAGHLLAQLVPMARQLMADTGVGTLRAVTVGAAGLTTLGDSLRAELPSALARELGVRRLALVADAVAAYTGALGQRVGAVVAAGTGMIAIGTDLREWRRADGWGHLLGDSGSGAWIGRAGLDAALRAYDGRPGGSLPLLARVEAVFGSAPAVPGRLYPRPDRPAVLAAFAPEVAACAEGGDPAATGVLAAAARHIADSAAAVCPTEADVSPTGAEKAGEVRLALTGGLFRMGDPLLVPLRAALAERLPYVREVPAAGDPLDGAVGIAVELADDRLTLPRDDSMLFVVRDISDATEASDNRSQDRSP; encoded by the coding sequence GTGACGGGTCCCGGCAGTGGGGCGGGCGGCGGGTCCGGAGTCCTGGGGGTGGACTCCGGCGGGTCGGGGCTGCGGGCCGTCCTGGCTGTCGACGGGGGCCGGATCACGGCCCCCCTGACGTCGGGGGAACCGGTGCGCACCGGCCCGCGCGGCATCGACGCCGGGCATCTGCTGGCGCAACTGGTGCCCATGGCCCGGCAGTTGATGGCCGACACGGGGGTCGGCACGCTTCGGGCCGTCACCGTCGGGGCCGCCGGCCTCACCACTTTGGGTGACTCGCTGCGCGCCGAGCTGCCGTCGGCGCTCGCCCGCGAACTCGGCGTACGGCGGCTGGCCTTGGTCGCCGACGCCGTCGCGGCCTACACGGGCGCGCTGGGGCAGCGGGTGGGCGCGGTCGTCGCCGCCGGTACGGGGATGATCGCGATCGGCACCGACCTGCGCGAGTGGCGCAGGGCGGACGGCTGGGGCCATCTGCTCGGCGACAGCGGTAGCGGGGCCTGGATCGGCCGGGCGGGCCTCGACGCGGCCCTGCGCGCCTACGACGGGCGGCCCGGCGGATCGCTGCCCCTCCTGGCCCGCGTGGAGGCGGTGTTCGGCTCCGCTCCGGCGGTGCCGGGCCGGCTCTATCCGCGCCCCGACCGGCCGGCCGTGCTGGCGGCCTTCGCGCCCGAGGTGGCCGCCTGCGCCGAAGGCGGCGACCCGGCCGCGACCGGCGTCCTGGCCGCCGCGGCCCGGCACATCGCCGACTCGGCAGCCGCGGTGTGCCCCACGGAGGCGGACGTGTCGCCCACAGGGGCTGAGAAGGCGGGCGAGGTGCGTCTCGCGCTCACCGGCGGACTGTTCAGGATGGGCGACCCCCTCCTCGTACCGCTGCGGGCCGCGCTTGCGGAGCGGCTGCCGTACGTGCGGGAGGTGCCGGCCGCGGGCGACCCGCTCGACGGGGCCGTGGGCATCGCCGTCGAGCTGGCCGACGACCGGCTCACGCTGCCGCGCGACGACAGCATGCTGTTCGTCGTACGGGACATCTCGGACGCCACGGAGGCCTCGGACAACCGTTCGCAAGATCGCTCTCCGTGA
- a CDS encoding DUF2630 family protein yields the protein MDQEQILTRITAMVDDERALRDALASGKIDSATEQERLGQLERDLDQCWDLLRQRRAKSEFGENPDDARVRPSSQVEGYQS from the coding sequence ATGGATCAAGAGCAGATCCTTACCAGGATCACGGCGATGGTCGACGACGAACGCGCACTCCGGGACGCCCTCGCGTCCGGGAAGATCGACAGCGCGACCGAACAGGAACGGCTCGGCCAACTGGAACGCGATCTCGACCAGTGCTGGGACCTGCTGCGTCAGCGGCGCGCGAAGTCCGAGTTCGGCGAGAACCCCGACGACGCGCGCGTACGGCCGTCGTCGCAGGTCGAGGGTTACCAGAGCTGA
- a CDS encoding FAD-dependent oxidoreductase, producing MLQVAVVGSGPSGVYAAQGLVQQERVPGIRVDVLDRLPCPYGLVRYGVAPDHEKIKSLQGTLRTVLEHERVRFLGGVRVGPQGVPAARLRDLYHAVVYCVGAAADRRLGVPGEELPGSWSATDFVSWYSAHPDVASDRFAADGFVAGARAAVVIGVGNVAVDVTRILARGAAELSATDMPQAALDALSASRVREIWTVGRRGPSQARFTTRELRELGALPDTDVVVDPAELALDPAYLDPSALPAAQRRNVEVLRGWAERPRSFGSRRIRLRFFLRPVALLPAGDGRVGTVRFERTLPDGLGGVTGTGRYEDIGAQLVLRSVGYRGVALEGLPFDADRGTVPHLAGRVLRAGSVAPGEYVAGWIKRGPTGVIGTNRPCAKETVTSLLDDAPALVRREIASDPLAALRSEGLRPVDWSGWQSIERAEAALGASLGRSVVKLPDWQALMRAAGADGPL from the coding sequence GTGCTGCAGGTCGCCGTCGTCGGCTCGGGACCGAGCGGGGTGTACGCCGCACAGGGTCTCGTCCAGCAGGAGCGGGTGCCCGGGATCCGGGTGGACGTGCTGGACCGGCTGCCGTGCCCGTACGGCCTGGTGCGCTATGGGGTGGCGCCCGACCACGAGAAGATCAAGTCGTTGCAGGGCACGCTGCGTACGGTTCTGGAGCACGAACGGGTGCGGTTCCTCGGCGGAGTCCGGGTCGGCCCGCAGGGAGTGCCCGCCGCCCGGCTCCGGGACCTCTACCACGCGGTCGTGTACTGCGTGGGCGCCGCCGCCGACCGGCGCCTGGGAGTGCCGGGCGAGGAGCTGCCCGGCAGCTGGTCGGCGACCGACTTCGTGTCCTGGTACAGCGCGCACCCGGACGTCGCGTCCGACAGGTTCGCAGCGGACGGTTTCGTGGCGGGCGCGCGGGCGGCGGTCGTCATCGGCGTGGGGAACGTGGCGGTGGACGTGACCCGGATCCTGGCCCGCGGCGCCGCGGAACTGAGCGCGACCGACATGCCCCAGGCGGCACTCGACGCGCTGTCCGCCAGCCGGGTGCGGGAGATCTGGACGGTGGGGCGACGCGGCCCCTCGCAGGCCCGCTTCACCACCAGGGAACTGCGGGAGCTGGGCGCCCTGCCGGACACCGACGTCGTGGTGGATCCGGCGGAGCTGGCGCTCGATCCCGCGTACCTGGACCCCTCCGCCCTGCCCGCCGCGCAGCGACGCAACGTCGAGGTGCTGCGCGGGTGGGCCGAGCGTCCGCGGTCCTTCGGCTCCCGGCGGATCCGGCTCCGCTTCTTCCTGCGGCCGGTCGCCCTGCTTCCGGCGGGCGACGGGCGCGTGGGCACGGTCCGCTTCGAACGGACCCTCCCGGACGGCCTCGGCGGCGTGACGGGCACAGGGCGGTACGAGGACATCGGGGCCCAGTTGGTCCTGCGCTCGGTCGGCTACCGCGGGGTCGCGCTGGAAGGGCTGCCGTTCGACGCGGACCGCGGTACCGTCCCGCATCTCGCGGGCCGCGTCCTGCGGGCGGGCTCGGTCGCGCCCGGCGAGTACGTGGCCGGCTGGATCAAGCGTGGCCCGACCGGCGTCATCGGCACCAACCGCCCCTGCGCGAAGGAGACGGTGACGTCCCTCCTGGACGACGCCCCCGCCCTCGTACGCCGTGAGATCGCGTCCGACCCGCTGGCCGCCCTTCGGTCCGAGGGTCTGCGTCCGGTCGACTGGTCGGGCTGGCAGTCGATCGAACGCGCGGAAGCCGCCCTGGGCGCCTCCCTGGGCAGGAGCGTGGTCAAACTCCCCGACTGGCAGGCTCTGATGCGGGCGGCCGGGGCCGACGGACCCCTTTGA
- a CDS encoding DUF305 domain-containing protein has product MPARRTSRRLITASVTAAVLALGGCTGSDDEAKSAPDTGPSVIAPGKPGETAETLSAADAAKQRSDDDTPNSADLDYARMMIEHHTQAIEMTGLAPKQASSTPVKRLAERIAASQGPEVETMKAWLKNHGGDKKSGKESGKHHHDVMPGMATEAQLKTLRAAKGKAFDELFLKLMITHHNGAITMATDVLSQGNNIQIGEMADDVIAQQTSEISRMRDM; this is encoded by the coding sequence GTGCCCGCTCGCCGTACGTCCCGCCGTCTGATCACGGCGTCCGTGACGGCCGCCGTTCTCGCACTGGGCGGCTGCACCGGCTCCGACGACGAGGCCAAGTCCGCGCCGGACACGGGCCCTTCGGTGATCGCGCCGGGCAAACCGGGCGAGACGGCCGAGACGCTGTCCGCCGCGGACGCCGCGAAGCAGCGCTCCGACGACGACACACCCAACTCGGCGGACCTCGACTACGCCCGGATGATGATCGAGCATCACACCCAGGCCATCGAGATGACCGGACTCGCCCCGAAGCAGGCCTCGTCGACGCCGGTGAAACGGCTCGCCGAGCGGATCGCCGCCTCCCAGGGGCCGGAGGTCGAGACGATGAAGGCCTGGCTCAAGAACCACGGCGGCGACAAGAAGAGCGGCAAGGAGTCCGGGAAACACCACCACGACGTGATGCCGGGCATGGCGACCGAGGCGCAGCTCAAGACGTTGCGCGCGGCGAAGGGCAAGGCGTTCGACGAGCTGTTCCTGAAGCTGATGATCACCCATCACAACGGGGCGATCACCATGGCCACGGACGTCCTCTCCCAGGGCAACAACATCCAGATCGGCGAAATGGCCGACGACGTGATCGCCCAGCAGACGAGCGAGATCAGCAGGATGCGCGACATGTGA
- a CDS encoding uracil-DNA glycosylase, translated as MAPRPLHEIVEPGWAKALEPVAGRITEMGDFLRAEIAAGRTYLPAGPNVLRAFQQPFDDVRVLIVGQDPYPTPGHAVGLSFSVAPEVRPLPGSLINIYRELSTDLGLPPPSNGDLTPWTRQGVLLLNRALTTAPRKPAAHRGKGWEEVTEQAIRALAARGRPLVSILWGRDARNARPLLGDLPSVESAHPSPMSADRGFFGSRPFSRANDLLARQGGEPVDWRLP; from the coding sequence GTGGCACCACGACCGTTGCACGAGATCGTCGAACCCGGCTGGGCCAAAGCCCTCGAACCGGTGGCCGGACGGATCACGGAGATGGGGGACTTCCTGCGCGCAGAGATCGCCGCGGGCCGTACCTACCTGCCCGCGGGTCCGAACGTACTCCGCGCCTTCCAACAGCCCTTCGACGACGTCCGGGTCCTCATCGTCGGCCAGGACCCCTATCCGACTCCGGGACACGCCGTGGGGCTGTCGTTCTCGGTCGCCCCCGAGGTGCGGCCGCTGCCCGGCAGCCTCATCAACATCTACCGGGAGCTGAGCACCGACCTGGGCCTGCCCCCGCCGTCGAACGGCGATCTGACCCCCTGGACCCGGCAGGGCGTGCTGTTGCTCAACAGAGCGCTCACCACGGCCCCGCGCAAGCCGGCCGCACACCGCGGCAAGGGCTGGGAAGAGGTCACCGAACAGGCGATCAGAGCCCTGGCCGCCCGGGGCAGACCTCTGGTGTCGATCCTGTGGGGGCGCGACGCCCGCAATGCCCGCCCCCTCCTCGGCGACCTGCCGTCGGTGGAGTCCGCGCATCCGTCGCCGATGTCCGCGGACCGCGGCTTCTTCGGCTCGCGGCCCTTCAGCCGGGCCAACGACCTGCTGGCCCGCCAGGGCGGCGAACCGGTGGACTGGCGGCTGCCGTGA
- a CDS encoding NADH:flavin oxidoreductase/NADH oxidase, giving the protein MSALFEPYTLRELTVPNRVWMPPMCQYSAAPEGPEVGAPNDWHLQHYGARAAGGAGLIIVEATAVSAEGRISPYDLGIWNDTQVEAFRRITRFLVSQGTVPAIQLAHAGRKASTDRPWTGGAPVGPDAYGWQAVAPSPLAFDETHPVPTELTTDGIREVVGQFADAARRALDAGFEIAEIHGAHGYLIGEFLSPHSNRRTDTYGGSFENRVRFALEVTDAVREVWPADKPLFFRISATDWLEENGWTADDTVRLAAELTAHGVDLVDVSTGGNASGVRIPVGPGYQVPFAARIRNETSMAVAAVGLITEVEQAEKILANGEADAVLLGRELLRNPSWARHAARELGDSVHVPDQYHRSV; this is encoded by the coding sequence GTGAGCGCCCTGTTCGAGCCCTACACCCTGCGCGAGCTGACCGTCCCGAACCGGGTCTGGATGCCGCCGATGTGCCAGTACTCGGCCGCGCCGGAGGGCCCCGAGGTCGGCGCGCCGAACGACTGGCACCTCCAGCACTACGGGGCGCGGGCCGCCGGCGGAGCGGGACTGATCATCGTCGAGGCCACCGCGGTCAGCGCCGAGGGCCGGATCTCACCGTACGACCTGGGGATCTGGAACGACACCCAGGTCGAGGCGTTCCGGCGGATCACGCGCTTCCTGGTGTCGCAGGGCACGGTTCCCGCGATCCAGCTCGCGCACGCCGGCCGCAAGGCCTCCACGGACCGCCCCTGGACGGGCGGCGCGCCGGTCGGACCCGACGCGTACGGCTGGCAGGCGGTCGCCCCGAGCCCCCTCGCCTTCGACGAGACCCACCCGGTGCCGACCGAACTGACGACGGACGGCATCCGCGAGGTCGTCGGCCAGTTCGCCGACGCCGCGCGGCGCGCGCTGGACGCCGGCTTCGAGATCGCCGAGATCCACGGCGCGCACGGCTACCTGATCGGCGAATTCCTCTCGCCGCACTCCAACCGGCGCACGGACACCTACGGCGGCTCGTTCGAGAACCGGGTGCGTTTCGCCCTCGAGGTCACCGACGCCGTGCGTGAGGTGTGGCCCGCCGACAAGCCCCTGTTCTTCCGTATCTCGGCCACCGACTGGCTGGAGGAGAACGGCTGGACGGCCGACGACACGGTCCGCCTCGCCGCCGAGCTGACCGCCCACGGTGTCGACCTGGTCGACGTGTCCACGGGCGGCAACGCGTCCGGGGTACGCATCCCGGTCGGGCCCGGCTACCAGGTCCCCTTCGCCGCACGCATCAGGAACGAGACCTCCATGGCGGTCGCCGCGGTCGGTCTCATCACCGAGGTCGAGCAGGCCGAGAAGATCCTCGCCAACGGTGAGGCGGACGCCGTGCTGCTCGGCCGGGAGCTGCTGCGCAATCCCTCGTGGGCCAGGCACGCGGCCCGCGAACTCGGGGACTCCGTGCACGTACCGGACCAGTACCACCGTTCGGTCTGA
- a CDS encoding Rv1733c family protein, producing the protein MAAVRGPRALLWRWWPNPLRRRSDRIEAWTLLTVWLLALLAGTPAGLWATRSVELGLARERAEWRPVTALLTERAPGTASGSERVWAEVRWSVADGRAHRGQTRVEPGSAAGAPVTVWTDPQGRMVTRPPTEAQASLRAGLIGILVGTSAALVPLAGGRLVSERLQRRRLEQWDTEWERVGPQWRWKTG; encoded by the coding sequence ATGGCGGCGGTGCGTGGTCCGAGGGCGTTGCTGTGGCGATGGTGGCCCAATCCGCTGCGGCGGCGCAGCGACCGGATCGAGGCCTGGACCCTGCTCACCGTCTGGCTCCTCGCCCTCCTCGCGGGGACGCCGGCGGGTCTGTGGGCGACCCGGTCGGTCGAGCTCGGTCTCGCGCGCGAGCGTGCCGAATGGCGTCCGGTGACCGCGCTGCTCACCGAGCGCGCGCCCGGCACGGCCTCCGGTTCCGAGCGGGTGTGGGCCGAGGTCCGCTGGTCCGTCGCGGACGGGCGCGCCCACCGGGGGCAGACCCGGGTCGAACCGGGCAGTGCGGCGGGGGCCCCGGTCACCGTGTGGACCGACCCCCAGGGGCGCATGGTCACCAGGCCCCCCACGGAGGCCCAGGCGAGCCTGCGGGCGGGACTGATCGGCATCCTGGTGGGGACGAGCGCGGCGCTCGTGCCCCTCGCGGGCGGGCGGCTGGTCTCGGAGCGCCTGCAGCGGCGGCGGCTGGAGCAGTGGGACACGGAATGGGAGCGGGTCGGCCCCCAGTGGAGGTGGAAGACCGGCTGA
- a CDS encoding DUF6214 family protein, which yields MSVRRAWEVRENDTATTWCDVRLSFADGAGVDLLAAVCGGCVCIEDVRARPALSLDDMAVLADWIEGPLLEACGGATGAAGAVGGDGSAGKRHARPALPRGAESRRWVAGEYLAAQRAGRDPVLAVMSATGHSRRRSLSLIAGARDAGFLTPRHIRR from the coding sequence GTGTCCGTACGGCGCGCCTGGGAAGTGCGGGAGAACGACACCGCCACGACGTGGTGCGACGTCCGGCTGAGCTTCGCCGACGGCGCCGGTGTCGACCTGCTCGCGGCGGTGTGCGGGGGGTGCGTCTGCATCGAGGACGTACGCGCCCGGCCCGCCCTCTCCCTCGACGACATGGCGGTGCTCGCGGACTGGATCGAGGGCCCGCTCCTGGAGGCGTGCGGGGGCGCGACCGGGGCGGCGGGCGCCGTGGGCGGTGACGGGAGCGCCGGGAAGCGGCACGCGCGCCCCGCACTGCCGCGCGGTGCCGAGAGCCGCCGCTGGGTCGCCGGCGAGTATCTGGCGGCGCAGCGGGCGGGGCGGGACCCGGTGCTCGCGGTGATGTCCGCGACGGGGCACAGCAGGCGGCGGTCGCTCAGCCTGATCGCGGGGGCACGGGACGCGGGTTTCCTCACACCCCGCCACATCCGCCGCTGA
- a CDS encoding ArsR/SmtB family transcription factor, producing MTTAAPTGSSRDLPHPQHAEIRLEAVLHALSDPLRLQVVRELAADGDELSCSHFDLPVTKSTTTHHFRVLREAGVIRQIYRGTAKMNGLRRDDLEGLFPGLLDSVLAAAARQAARLGGR from the coding sequence GTGACGACCGCCGCCCCGACCGGCAGCAGCCGCGACCTGCCGCACCCGCAGCACGCGGAGATCCGGCTGGAGGCCGTGCTGCACGCGCTCTCCGACCCGCTGCGGCTCCAGGTCGTGCGGGAGCTCGCCGCCGACGGCGACGAGCTCTCCTGTTCGCACTTCGACCTGCCCGTCACCAAGTCCACCACCACGCACCACTTCCGGGTGCTGCGCGAGGCGGGGGTGATCCGGCAGATCTACCGGGGCACCGCCAAGATGAACGGGCTGCGCCGGGACGACCTGGAAGGCCTCTTTCCGGGGCTTCTCGACAGCGTCCTCGCCGCCGCCGCCCGTCAGGCCGCCCGGCTCGGGGGCCGCTGA
- a CDS encoding TetR/AcrR family transcriptional regulator yields the protein MSPRSASVNEELRRRSRERLLRAALELVGERGYDATTLGDIADRAGSARGLVSYYFPGKRLLVQSAVHRLMHRTLDEALEREPRTEDGQERMARAIDAILGLARDHPVVMRQHMAGILQGEGFKQCPEQRRLAELLSETMSRYGSPDTAADYPMLRALLMGAVYAALVPGVPMPVPVLRAELFRRYGLDWERGAPPDAEAPGGTYHADLSRFFAPGSREPEEGPGHGGVANQETDGAGQSK from the coding sequence ATGTCCCCTCGCAGCGCATCGGTCAATGAAGAGTTGCGGCGGCGTTCCCGCGAGAGGCTTCTGCGGGCGGCTCTGGAGCTCGTCGGCGAGCGGGGATACGACGCCACGACACTGGGCGACATCGCGGACCGCGCGGGCTCCGCGCGTGGTCTCGTCTCGTACTACTTCCCCGGTAAGCGCCTGCTCGTCCAGTCCGCCGTGCACCGGCTGATGCACCGCACGCTGGACGAGGCGCTGGAGCGCGAGCCGCGCACCGAGGACGGGCAGGAGCGGATGGCGCGGGCCATCGACGCGATTCTGGGCCTCGCCCGGGACCATCCGGTGGTGATGCGCCAGCACATGGCGGGCATCCTGCAGGGCGAGGGGTTCAAGCAGTGTCCGGAGCAGCGCCGGCTGGCCGAGCTGCTGAGCGAGACCATGTCCCGGTACGGCTCGCCGGACACCGCCGCCGACTATCCGATGCTGCGGGCGCTGCTGATGGGCGCGGTGTACGCGGCCCTGGTGCCCGGGGTCCCGATGCCGGTGCCGGTGCTGAGGGCCGAGCTGTTCCGTCGTTACGGGCTGGACTGGGAGCGGGGTGCCCCGCCGGACGCCGAAGCGCCCGGCGGGACGTACCACGCGGATCTCTCACGGTTCTTCGCCCCCGGGAGCCGCGAGCCGGAAGAGGGCCCCGGTCACGGTGGCGTGGCGAACCAGGAGACGGACGGGGCCGGTCAGTCGAAGTAG
- a CDS encoding SDR family oxidoreductase — MKIVVIGGTGLIGSKLVDRLRADGHDAVPASPKTGVDSVTGKGLDDALKGAQVVVDVSNSPSFEDSAVLEFFRTSTGNLLAAEAEAGVGHHVALSVVGSDALPASGYLRAKVVQEELIKGSGIAYSIVRATQFFEFVKGIAAGSTEGDTVRLPSSLLQPLASDDVVAAVARVAVAAPLNGTTEVAGPEELRLDEFVRTGLAAEKDPREVVTDESVGYFGAHVQGRELLPGPGAHLAGTRFADWLAGRR, encoded by the coding sequence ATGAAGATCGTAGTGATCGGCGGTACCGGGCTCATCGGCTCGAAACTGGTGGACAGGCTCCGGGCGGACGGCCACGACGCCGTCCCGGCCTCCCCGAAGACCGGCGTCGACAGCGTCACCGGCAAGGGCCTCGACGACGCGCTGAAGGGCGCTCAGGTCGTCGTGGACGTGTCGAACTCACCCTCCTTCGAGGACAGCGCCGTGCTGGAGTTCTTCCGTACGTCCACGGGCAACCTGCTGGCGGCCGAGGCCGAGGCGGGCGTCGGACACCACGTCGCCCTGTCGGTCGTGGGCAGCGACGCCCTGCCCGCTTCGGGCTACCTGCGCGCCAAGGTCGTCCAGGAGGAGCTGATCAAGGGGTCCGGGATCGCGTACTCGATCGTGCGTGCCACGCAGTTCTTCGAGTTCGTGAAGGGCATCGCGGCCGGGTCCACCGAGGGCGACACGGTCCGGCTGCCCTCCTCGCTCCTCCAGCCCCTCGCCTCCGACGACGTGGTCGCGGCCGTCGCCCGGGTCGCCGTGGCGGCTCCGCTGAACGGCACCACCGAGGTGGCGGGCCCCGAGGAGCTGCGCCTCGACGAGTTCGTCCGCACGGGCCTGGCGGCCGAGAAGGACCCGCGCGAGGTCGTCACCGACGAGTCCGTGGGCTACTTCGGCGCGCACGTCCAGGGGCGCGAGCTGCTGCCGGGCCCCGGGGCCCACCTCGCCGGGACCCGCTTCGCGGACTGGCTCGCCGGCCGCCGGTAG
- a CDS encoding LVIVD repeat-containing protein — protein sequence MTLLNNHRTRRRRLGVAATAAGLLAALLTAGPAVATPDPGDAPVTSEKVSKSAAAEARAAIANGEIPGQDEIVHSDNIQHLANIPKDALPGTNSDLAFQGKYAFAGNYDGFRIFDISNPKAPKTVSQVLCPGSQNDITVSGDLLFLSTDSSRSDNSCSSTTQPATEKSSWEGMKVFDISDKKNPKYVAAVETACGSHTHTLVPERKNVYIYVSSYSPSATFPDCQPPHDGISIIKVPRKAPEKAAVVNFPVLFPGEGPDGGGNPGGPTNPGVSKTTGCHDITVLPSEDLAAGACMGDGILFSIKDPENPKIIDQVQDNVNFAFWHSASFNQKANKVVFTDELGGGGAATCNETVGPNRGADGIYDIVGKGDKRKLVFKSYFKIPRHQADTENCVAHNGSLIPVKGKDIMVQAWYQGGISVWDFTNSSKPKEIAYFERGPLSTTTMVTGGSWSAYYYNGYIYSNDIAKGFDVLKINDRRTDPAKKNRLDELNVQTQPDYFD from the coding sequence GTGACCCTGTTGAACAATCACCGAACGCGGCGCAGACGTCTGGGAGTTGCCGCCACCGCGGCCGGCCTGCTGGCCGCCCTGCTCACGGCAGGTCCCGCGGTCGCGACCCCCGACCCCGGGGACGCTCCGGTGACTTCGGAGAAGGTCTCCAAGAGCGCGGCGGCCGAGGCCAGAGCCGCGATCGCGAACGGCGAGATACCCGGGCAGGACGAGATCGTCCACTCGGACAACATCCAGCACCTCGCGAACATCCCGAAGGACGCGCTGCCCGGCACCAACTCGGACCTCGCCTTCCAGGGCAAGTACGCGTTCGCCGGCAACTACGACGGCTTCCGGATCTTCGACATCAGCAACCCGAAGGCCCCGAAGACCGTCTCGCAGGTCCTCTGCCCGGGTTCGCAGAACGACATCACCGTCTCCGGTGACCTGCTCTTCCTGTCCACGGACTCCTCGCGCAGCGACAACTCCTGCAGCAGCACCACGCAGCCCGCGACCGAGAAGTCCTCCTGGGAGGGCATGAAGGTCTTCGACATCAGCGACAAGAAGAACCCGAAGTACGTCGCCGCCGTCGAGACCGCCTGCGGCTCCCACACCCACACGCTGGTGCCGGAGCGCAAGAACGTCTACATCTACGTGTCCTCGTACTCGCCGAGCGCCACGTTCCCCGACTGCCAGCCGCCGCACGACGGCATCTCGATCATCAAGGTGCCGCGCAAGGCCCCCGAGAAGGCGGCGGTCGTCAACTTCCCCGTCCTGTTCCCCGGTGAGGGCCCGGACGGCGGCGGCAACCCGGGCGGTCCCACCAACCCGGGCGTCTCCAAGACCACCGGCTGCCACGACATCACCGTGCTGCCCTCCGAGGACCTCGCCGCGGGCGCCTGCATGGGCGACGGCATCCTGTTCTCCATCAAGGACCCGGAGAACCCGAAGATCATCGACCAGGTCCAGGACAACGTGAACTTCGCGTTCTGGCACTCGGCGAGCTTCAACCAGAAGGCGAACAAGGTCGTCTTCACGGACGAGCTGGGCGGCGGCGGCGCGGCCACCTGCAACGAGACCGTGGGCCCGAACCGCGGCGCGGACGGCATCTACGACATCGTCGGCAAGGGCGACAAGCGCAAGCTCGTCTTCAAGAGCTACTTCAAGATCCCGCGCCACCAGGCCGACACCGAGAACTGCGTCGCGCACAACGGCTCGCTGATCCCGGTCAAGGGCAAGGACATCATGGTCCAGGCCTGGTACCAGGGCGGCATCTCCGTCTGGGACTTCACCAACTCCTCGAAGCCCAAGGAGATCGCCTACTTCGAGCGCGGTCCGCTGAGCACCACGACCATGGTCACCGGCGGCTCCTGGTCCGCGTACTACTACAACGGCTACATCTACTCGAACGACATCGCCAAGGGCTTCGACGTTCTGAAGATCAATGACCGTCGTACGGACCCGGCGAAGAAGAACCGGCTGGACGAGCTCAACGTCCAGACACAGCCGGACTACTTCGACTGA
- a CDS encoding WD40/YVTN/BNR-like repeat-containing protein: MTEVLLTVGTRKGLFVGRRRGGAWEFDDSPYFNAQAVYSVAIDTRRDVPRLLVGGDSAHWGPSVFHSDDLGRTWTEPAKAAVKFPQDTGASLERVWQLHPAAAEPDVVYAGTEPAALYRSADRGESFELVRPLWEHPTRSRWVPGGGGEGLHTILTDARDPGAVTVAVSTAGVFRTADGGQSWAPSNSGVSAVFLPDPDPEFGQCVHKVAQDAATADRLYLQNHWGVYRSDDAGAHWTDIGEGLPSTFGFAVAAHPHRGDTAYVFPINADSDRVPADRRCRVFRTADAGKSWEPLAAGLPRGDHYGTVLRDALCTDGADPAGVYFGNRNGEVFASADDGDSWQQLASHLPDVLCVRAAVID, from the coding sequence ATGACCGAGGTTCTGCTCACGGTTGGCACGCGCAAAGGACTGTTCGTCGGGCGGCGGCGCGGCGGCGCGTGGGAGTTCGACGACAGCCCGTACTTCAACGCCCAGGCGGTCTATTCGGTCGCCATCGACACCCGTCGTGACGTGCCGAGACTGCTCGTGGGAGGTGACAGCGCGCACTGGGGCCCGTCGGTGTTCCACTCCGACGACCTGGGGCGCACCTGGACCGAACCGGCCAAGGCGGCCGTCAAGTTCCCCCAGGACACGGGTGCTTCGCTGGAGCGCGTCTGGCAGCTGCACCCGGCGGCGGCCGAGCCGGACGTGGTGTACGCGGGCACGGAGCCCGCCGCGCTGTACCGCTCGGCGGACCGCGGCGAGTCCTTCGAGCTCGTCCGCCCGCTCTGGGAGCACCCCACCCGCTCGCGGTGGGTGCCGGGCGGCGGTGGTGAGGGGCTGCACACGATCCTGACGGACGCCCGTGATCCGGGGGCGGTGACGGTCGCCGTCTCCACGGCAGGCGTCTTCCGTACGGCGGACGGCGGGCAGAGCTGGGCGCCGTCCAACTCGGGGGTCTCGGCGGTGTTCCTGCCCGACCCGGACCCGGAGTTCGGCCAGTGCGTCCACAAGGTCGCACAGGACGCGGCCACAGCCGACCGGCTCTATCTGCAGAACCACTGGGGGGTGTACCGCAGCGACGACGCGGGGGCGCACTGGACGGACATCGGCGAGGGCCTGCCGTCCACGTTCGGCTTCGCCGTGGCCGCGCACCCCCACCGCGGCGACACCGCGTACGTGTTCCCCATCAACGCCGACTCCGACCGGGTCCCGGCCGACCGCCGATGTCGTGTCTTCCGCACGGCGGACGCGGGCAAGAGCTGGGAGCCGCTGGCCGCGGGGCTGCCGCGGGGGGACCACTACGGCACGGTGCTGCGGGACGCCCTGTGCACGGACGGCGCGGACCCGGCGGGTGTGTACTTCGGCAACCGCAACGGAGAGGTGTTCGCGTCGGCCGACGACGGCGACTCCTGGCAGCAGCTGGCGTCCCATCTGCCGGACGTGCTCTGCGTACGGGCCGCGGTGATCGATTGA